The Daucus carota subsp. sativus chromosome 7, DH1 v3.0, whole genome shotgun sequence genome window below encodes:
- the LOC108193149 gene encoding oligouridylate-binding protein 1 isoform X2 has translation MQYQQRLKQQQALMQQSLYHPGLLAPPQIEPILSGNLPPGFDPSTCRSVYVGNIHSQVTEPLLQEVFSSTGPLESCKLIRKEKSSYGFVDYFDRRSAALAIVSLNGRHLFGQPIKVNWAYASTQRADTSGHFNIFVGDLSPEITDATLFACFSVYSSCSDARVMWDQKTGRSRGFGFVSFQNQQDAQNAINELNGKWLGSRQIRCNWAAKGAGADDKQNSDVKSVVELTSGTSDGQEKINDDAPENNPQYTTVYVGNLGPEVTSVDLHRHFHAFNAGVIEDVRVQRDKGFGFVRYSNHSEAARAIQMGNARILYGKPIKCSWGSKPTPPGTSSTPLPPPSAAVLPGFSAADLVAYERQLALAKIGGAQALMQQQVQRMGAANPAMYDGGYPSIASTQPPMYFQ, from the exons ATGCAGTATCAGCAGAGGTTGAAGCAACAGCAAGCATTGATGCAACAATCTCTTTATCATCCTGGCCTTTTGGCCCCTCCCCAG ATAGAGCCTATCTTGAGTGGTAACTTGCCTCCTGGGTTTGATCCAAGTACATGCCGCAGTGT ttatgTTGGGAACATCCACTCTCAAGTTACAGAACCTCTTCTGCAAGAGGTTTTCTCCAGCACTGGTCCCCTTGAAAGCTGCAAGCTCATACGAAAGGAGAAG TCATCGTATGGCTTTGTGGACTACTTTGATCGGAGATCAGCTGCCCTTGCTATTGTTTCTCTTAACGGCAGGCACTT GTTTGGGCAACCTATCAAAGTTAATTGGGCATATGCCAGTACTCAGAGGGCAGACACATCAG gccACTTTAACATTTTTGTTGGTGATCTTAGCCCTGAAATTACAGATGCCACTCTTTTCGCTTGTTTCTCTGTATATAGTAGTTGCTC AGATGCTAGAGTTATGTGGGATCAGAAAACTGGGCGTTCAAGAGGATTTGGATTTGTTTCTTTCCAGAATCAACAG GATGCTCAAAATGCAATCAATGAATTGAATG GGAAGTGGCTTGGAAGCAGGCAAATTCGGTGCAACTGGGCAGCAAAGGGTGCAGGAGCTGATGACAAACAGAACTCAGATGTCAAGAGTGTTGTTGAATTAACAAGTGGAACATCAG ATGGTCAAGAGAAGATTAACGATGATGCTCCAGAGAATAATCCTCAGTATACGACTGTATATGTTGGCAATCTTGGTCCCGAG GTTACTTCAGTTGATCTCCACAGGCATTTCCATGCATTTAATGCCGGAGTTATTGAAGATGTTCGTGTTCAACGAGACAAAGGGTTTGGTTTTGTGAGATACAGTAACCATTCTGAAGCAGCTCGTGCTATTCAGATGGGTAATGCCAGGATTCTCTATGGCAAACCAATAAAG TGCTCATGGGGTAGTAAGCCAACACCCCCAGGGACTAGCTCTACTCCTCTACCCCCTCCTAGTGCGGCAGTTCTTCCTGGATTTTCAGCAGCTGATCTTGTTGCATATGAAAGGCAGCTTGCTTTGGCCAAAATAGGTGGTGCACAAGCGCTGATGCAGCAACAGGTTCAGCGGATGGGTGCCGCTAATCCGGCAATGTACGATGGTGGATACCCGAGTATTGCCTCAACCCAGCCACCAATGTACTTCCAGTAA
- the LOC108193149 gene encoding oligouridylate-binding protein 1 isoform X1 encodes MQYQQRLKQQQALMQQSLYHPGLLAPPQIEPILSGNLPPGFDPSTCRSVYVGNIHSQVTEPLLQEVFSSTGPLESCKLIRKEKSSYGFVDYFDRRSAALAIVSLNGRHLFGQPIKVNWAYASTQRADTSGHFNIFVGDLSPEITDATLFACFSVYSSCSDARVMWDQKTGRSRGFGFVSFQNQQDAQNAINELNGKWLGSRQIRCNWAAKGAGADDKQNSDVKSVVELTSGTSEDGQEKINDDAPENNPQYTTVYVGNLGPEVTSVDLHRHFHAFNAGVIEDVRVQRDKGFGFVRYSNHSEAARAIQMGNARILYGKPIKCSWGSKPTPPGTSSTPLPPPSAAVLPGFSAADLVAYERQLALAKIGGAQALMQQQVQRMGAANPAMYDGGYPSIASTQPPMYFQ; translated from the exons ATGCAGTATCAGCAGAGGTTGAAGCAACAGCAAGCATTGATGCAACAATCTCTTTATCATCCTGGCCTTTTGGCCCCTCCCCAG ATAGAGCCTATCTTGAGTGGTAACTTGCCTCCTGGGTTTGATCCAAGTACATGCCGCAGTGT ttatgTTGGGAACATCCACTCTCAAGTTACAGAACCTCTTCTGCAAGAGGTTTTCTCCAGCACTGGTCCCCTTGAAAGCTGCAAGCTCATACGAAAGGAGAAG TCATCGTATGGCTTTGTGGACTACTTTGATCGGAGATCAGCTGCCCTTGCTATTGTTTCTCTTAACGGCAGGCACTT GTTTGGGCAACCTATCAAAGTTAATTGGGCATATGCCAGTACTCAGAGGGCAGACACATCAG gccACTTTAACATTTTTGTTGGTGATCTTAGCCCTGAAATTACAGATGCCACTCTTTTCGCTTGTTTCTCTGTATATAGTAGTTGCTC AGATGCTAGAGTTATGTGGGATCAGAAAACTGGGCGTTCAAGAGGATTTGGATTTGTTTCTTTCCAGAATCAACAG GATGCTCAAAATGCAATCAATGAATTGAATG GGAAGTGGCTTGGAAGCAGGCAAATTCGGTGCAACTGGGCAGCAAAGGGTGCAGGAGCTGATGACAAACAGAACTCAGATGTCAAGAGTGTTGTTGAATTAACAAGTGGAACATCAG AAGATGGTCAAGAGAAGATTAACGATGATGCTCCAGAGAATAATCCTCAGTATACGACTGTATATGTTGGCAATCTTGGTCCCGAG GTTACTTCAGTTGATCTCCACAGGCATTTCCATGCATTTAATGCCGGAGTTATTGAAGATGTTCGTGTTCAACGAGACAAAGGGTTTGGTTTTGTGAGATACAGTAACCATTCTGAAGCAGCTCGTGCTATTCAGATGGGTAATGCCAGGATTCTCTATGGCAAACCAATAAAG TGCTCATGGGGTAGTAAGCCAACACCCCCAGGGACTAGCTCTACTCCTCTACCCCCTCCTAGTGCGGCAGTTCTTCCTGGATTTTCAGCAGCTGATCTTGTTGCATATGAAAGGCAGCTTGCTTTGGCCAAAATAGGTGGTGCACAAGCGCTGATGCAGCAACAGGTTCAGCGGATGGGTGCCGCTAATCCGGCAATGTACGATGGTGGATACCCGAGTATTGCCTCAACCCAGCCACCAATGTACTTCCAGTAA
- the LOC135147705 gene encoding UDP-glycosyltransferase 83A1-like encodes MWTSFNDAAIRKNCFQLLSNCNQSMKLADLIICNSAYELEAAAFSAIPNVLPVGPLSATSMPRNKAGNFWSVDSSCLSWLDQQPVCSVIFVAFGSFTVFDQIQFQELALGLELTNKPFLWVVRPDITTDTQVVYPDGFQDRVGSRGKLVGWAPQEKVLSHPAVACFLSHCGWNSTIEGVSNGVPFLCWPYFADQLSNQAYICEIWKTGLGFERDEAGIIRQDEIVNKVKQLFNGNYGARALELQSKVREDGSSKKNLSNFFDWVRVE; translated from the coding sequence ATGTGGACCAGCTTCAACGACGCGGCCATAAGGAAaaactgttttcaacttctttcAAACTGCAATCAATCCATGAAACTCGCAGACTTGATAATATGCAATTCGGCTTACGAGCTTGAGGCAGCTGCATTTTCCGCAATCCCGAATGTGTTGCCAGTTGGTCCTCTATCAGCAACCAGCATGCCTAGAAACAAAGCAGGCAATTTCTGGTCAGTGGACTCATCCTGCTTGTCCTGGCTCGATCAGCAGCCAGTCTGCTCAGTCATATTCGTCGCGTTTGGGAGCTTCACAGTTTTTGATCAGATACAATTTCAAGAATTGGCTCTAGGGCTTGAGCTGACCAATAAGCCTTTCCTTTGGGTGGTGCGTCCGGATATAACTACTGACACACAAGTAGTATACCCTGATGGATTTCAGGACCGGGTAGGTAGTCGCGGAAAGCTGGTGGGTTGGGCACCACAGGAGAAGGTTCTGAGTCATCCTGCTGTAGCGTGCTTCTTGAGTCATTGTGGCTGGAACTCGACGATAGAAGGTGTTAGTAATGGGGTGCCTTTCCTTTGTTGGCCTTATTTTGCGGATCAGTTGTCTAATCAGGCCTACATATGTGAAATTTGGAAGACGGGGTTGGGATTTGAAAGAGATGAAGCGGGTATTATCAGACAGGATGAGATTGTGAATAAGGTGAAACAGCTGTTTAATGGCAATTACGGAGCTCGTGCTTTGGAACTTCAATCAAAGGTCCGAGAAGATGGCAGCTCCAAGAAGAATCTGAGCAACTTTTTTGATTGGGTTAGAGTTGAATAA
- the LOC108196473 gene encoding FCS-Like Zinc finger 13 encodes MFARKARPVINSLITGASGSGHRTPTSPSDMIKIQSPRVLKNYGGAVGVGLGIVAALDKNTETQALCNKSVNNSVPIAVSCSVRNRGNTEESVGDSLEDYTYVTSYGPNNKKGQTRVYYCGCQNSEKRSHRLHSNKKNHPGCVFQICPETTVESAAGRDFLSSCHMCRKKLHGEDIYMYRGEKAYCSTECRERQIVMDEKKENKRISQASSRSTVSTSPCGAHDRPMFTTGIFAI; translated from the exons ATGTTCGCCAGAAAAGCCCGCCCAGTGATCAACAGCCTCATCACCGGCGCGTCAGGCTCCGGGCACAGGACCCCGACAAGTCCATCGGACATGATCAAGATACAGTCTCCGAGAGTCTTGAAAAACTACGGCGGTGCGGTTGGAGTTGGGCTCGGGATCGTGGCTGCACTTGACAAAAATACTGAAACTCAggctttgtgtaataagtctGTTAATAACTCTGTTCCTATAGCAGTGTCGTGTTCTGTTAGAAACAGGGGAAATACAGAGGAGAGTGTTGGAGATAGTTTGGAGGATTATACTTATGTTACATCTTATGGTCCTAATAATAAGAAAGGACAAACGAGAGTTTATTACTGTGGCTGTCAAAATTCTGAGAAAAGGTCTCATCGGCTACATAGCAACAAGAAAAATCATCCAGGTTGTGTTTTTCAGATATGTCCGGAAACGACAGTTGAATCTGCGGCTGGTCGGGATTTTCTTAGTTCATGTCATATGTGCCGGAAAAAACTACACGGAGAAGACATTTACATGTACAG GGGAGAGAAAGCATATTGTAGCACAGAGTGTAGAGAGAGGCAAATTGTGATGGATGAGAAGAAAGAAAACAAGAGGATTTCTCAAGCTTCGTCAAGATCTACTGTTTCAACTTCACCTTGTGGTGCCCATGATCGCCCGATGTTTACCACTGGGATTTTTGCAATTTAG